Proteins encoded by one window of Cyclobacteriaceae bacterium:
- a CDS encoding glycerophosphodiester phosphodiesterase — protein MAILETQGQYIPKFDLQGHRGARGIYPENTIPGFIKALDYGVTTVELDLAITKDKHVIVSHEPWMSAEICLQPDGNEISKTDQLSFNIYQLTYDEVKQFDCGSKGNERFPEQEKVKAVKPLLSDVIKAVEDHIKSYSRYEVDYNIEIKSRKDGDNIYHPTPQEFSDLVYALVDQYLPWERIVIQSFDLRVLKYWKEKYPHVRLALLIENMKTPEKNIEELGFVPSIYSPYFKLLKKEQVDYLHSLSVTKSPSATTNGRNGKLRVIPWTVNEIEDMKKMQAMGVDGLITDYPNRAAELGLGHKANGSSNGSKK, from the coding sequence ATGGCCATACTAGAAACGCAAGGTCAATACATCCCCAAGTTTGATCTGCAGGGTCATCGTGGGGCAAGAGGCATTTACCCGGAAAACACCATTCCTGGATTTATCAAAGCACTTGATTATGGAGTTACCACGGTTGAGCTTGATCTCGCCATTACCAAAGACAAACACGTTATCGTTTCGCATGAGCCGTGGATGTCGGCTGAAATTTGTTTACAACCGGATGGAAACGAAATTTCTAAAACAGACCAACTGAGCTTCAATATTTATCAGCTTACCTATGATGAAGTAAAACAATTCGATTGCGGATCAAAAGGCAATGAGCGATTTCCTGAGCAGGAAAAAGTTAAGGCCGTTAAACCCTTGCTGAGCGATGTGATTAAAGCTGTGGAAGACCACATCAAAAGTTATTCACGCTACGAAGTAGACTATAACATAGAGATAAAGAGTAGAAAGGATGGCGATAATATATATCATCCAACTCCGCAGGAATTTTCTGATCTGGTATATGCGTTGGTTGATCAATATCTTCCCTGGGAGCGGATCGTGATTCAGTCGTTTGATTTGCGTGTGCTGAAATATTGGAAAGAAAAATATCCGCACGTGCGCCTTGCGTTGCTCATCGAGAATATGAAAACCCCCGAGAAAAATATTGAAGAGCTGGGGTTTGTTCCTTCAATTTACAGCCCCTACTTCAAATTATTAAAAAAGGAGCAGGTGGACTATCTCCATTCACTTTCGGTTACGAAATCGCCATCGGCAACAACAAATGGACGCAACGGCAAACTGCGCGTTATTCCCTGGACAGTGAATGAAATTGAAGACATGAAGAAAATGCAGGCGATGGGTGTCGATGGATTAATCACCGATTATCCTAACCGTGCAGCCGAACTTGGGTTGGGCCATAAAGCCAATGGATCATCAAACGGTTCAAAAAAATAA
- a CDS encoding (4Fe-4S)-binding protein — protein sequence MKDITKKYTNGEVTIVWKPDMCIHSAICFRGLGEVFDPQKRPWVNPQGAETEKIISQVKKCPSGALSYFMNEEADGGQVQVDAETIVETVPNGPLMVYGNVTVKDAGGTLTKKNKATAFCRCGGSSNKPFCDGTHRKINFQG from the coding sequence ATGAAAGACATCACAAAAAAATACACCAACGGAGAAGTAACCATTGTTTGGAAACCCGATATGTGTATCCATTCGGCCATTTGCTTTCGCGGATTAGGTGAAGTGTTCGATCCACAAAAGCGACCTTGGGTTAATCCGCAAGGAGCCGAGACAGAAAAAATTATATCACAGGTTAAGAAATGTCCAAGCGGTGCGCTGAGTTATTTCATGAATGAAGAGGCAGATGGCGGACAAGTTCAGGTCGATGCTGAAACGATTGTGGAGACAGTTCCGAACGGTCCGCTGATGGTGTACGGTAACGTAACCGTGAAAGATGCCGGAGGAACGCTCACCAAAAAGAATAAAGCCACCGCGTTTTGCCGGTGTGGAGGCTCATCGAACAAGCCTTTTTGTGACGGCACACACAGAAAGATCAATTTTCAGGGTTAG
- a CDS encoding response regulator transcription factor, producing the protein MSKTNILYVEDEPFLGRIVKESLESRDFVVHMATDGKQALTAFRETQPEICVLDIMLPVKDGYTLAKEIRQINPAVPIIFVTAKTQTEDVLKGFESGGNDYLRKPFSMEELIVRITNLLNMTQQKNNHAREALTIGEYEFSVSRYELKYKDRVKKLSHREASLLKQLCKNKNTTISRKDILLELWGDDSFFNSRNLDVYITKLRDYLKDDPSVQIITIKGIGYHFAVG; encoded by the coding sequence ATGAGTAAAACCAATATTCTGTATGTAGAAGATGAACCCTTTCTGGGCAGGATTGTAAAGGAAAGCCTGGAGAGTCGTGATTTTGTTGTACACATGGCAACCGATGGCAAGCAAGCACTTACTGCCTTTCGCGAAACGCAACCAGAAATTTGCGTATTGGATATTATGTTACCGGTTAAAGATGGATACACACTCGCGAAAGAAATCAGACAGATAAATCCTGCTGTTCCGATCATTTTTGTGACCGCCAAAACACAAACCGAAGATGTGCTGAAAGGGTTTGAATCGGGCGGGAATGATTATTTACGAAAGCCCTTCAGCATGGAAGAGCTGATTGTTCGCATCACCAACCTGCTGAACATGACGCAGCAGAAAAATAATCATGCGCGCGAAGCACTGACCATTGGTGAATATGAATTTTCAGTTTCCCGCTACGAATTGAAATACAAGGACCGTGTAAAAAAACTTTCGCACCGTGAAGCCAGTTTGTTAAAGCAGTTGTGCAAAAACAAAAACACAACCATTAGTCGTAAAGATATTTTGCTGGAACTGTGGGGCGATGACTCGTTTTTCAACTCCCGCAACCTGGATGTGTACATTACCAAATTGCGTGATTATTTAAAAGATGACCCTTCGGTGCAAATTATCACCATTAAGGGGATTGGGTATCACTTTGCGGTGGGGTAA
- a CDS encoding IS481 family transposase, with the protein MRTETKLIKTKLGLINLAEHLGNVSQACRMMGYSRDSFYRIKELYDTGGELALKEVSRRKAIPKNRVEPEVEQAVVRMAIDQPALGQVRVANELRKRGVFVSPAGVRCVWQRHDMETFAKRLAALEAKVAQEGIILTEAQMIAMERKREKREALGEIETEHPGYLGAQDTYYVGNIKGVGRIYQQTFIDTYSKVAFAKLYDRKNAITAADMVNDKVVPFFEEQEIPLLRVLTDRGTEYCGKAEYHEYELYLRIENIEHSKTKVKSPQSNGICERFHRTIQDEFYAVAFRKKLYQSLEELQADLDVWIKEYNEQRTHSGKYCFGRTPWETFLASKELAIQKMVDQNYESA; encoded by the coding sequence ATGAGAACAGAAACGAAGTTAATCAAAACGAAATTAGGTCTTATCAATTTAGCTGAACATTTGGGTAATGTCAGCCAGGCATGTCGGATGATGGGTTACTCCCGCGACAGCTTCTACAGAATCAAAGAGCTTTATGATACAGGTGGTGAACTGGCTTTGAAAGAGGTCAGTCGCAGGAAAGCTATTCCAAAGAATCGTGTCGAGCCAGAAGTTGAGCAAGCCGTTGTCCGGATGGCTATCGATCAACCCGCTCTAGGGCAGGTGCGCGTGGCCAATGAACTTCGCAAGCGCGGTGTATTTGTGTCTCCTGCTGGCGTGCGCTGCGTTTGGCAGCGCCACGACATGGAGACTTTCGCTAAACGGCTAGCTGCGCTTGAAGCAAAGGTTGCTCAGGAAGGAATCATTCTCACCGAAGCACAAATGATCGCCATGGAGCGTAAGCGAGAAAAACGCGAAGCCCTCGGAGAGATTGAGACTGAACATCCGGGCTATCTTGGCGCACAGGATACTTACTACGTTGGCAATATCAAAGGGGTAGGCAGAATCTATCAGCAGACCTTCATTGATACGTATTCGAAAGTTGCTTTTGCCAAGCTGTATGATCGTAAGAACGCTATCACCGCAGCAGATATGGTAAACGACAAAGTCGTTCCATTCTTCGAGGAGCAGGAAATTCCATTGCTGCGTGTCCTTACCGATCGTGGCACCGAATATTGCGGAAAAGCAGAGTATCATGAATATGAGCTCTATCTACGAATCGAAAACATCGAACACTCAAAAACGAAGGTAAAAAGTCCTCAGAGCAACGGAATCTGCGAACGCTTCCATCGGACCATCCAGGATGAATTCTATGCGGTGGCCTTCCGGAAAAAGTTGTATCAGTCACTGGAAGAACTTCAGGCAGATCTTGATGTGTGGATCAAAGAATACAACGAGCAAAGAACGCACTCAGGAAAGTATTGCTTTGGAAGAACTCCCTGGGAAACGTTCCTGGCTTCCAAAGAGCTTGCTATCCAGAAGATGGTTGATCAAAATTATGAATCAGCATGA
- a CDS encoding GLPGLI family protein: MKRILIVIGVLVCLAAAHMVFGQVAEGVIHYETKINMHRNIPAEREGMKTMIPEFRTVKNQLFFNATETLYKPVIEDEEEEWTGGGGMRMRFSAPQSETYINTESQLRTVSQEFMGKKYLIEDTLKMSPWKFGTETKTILGYECKQAYFTEEVQVMMGPQQETRTIEITAWYTDKIRPFLGPDRFNTLPGTVLAVDVNGGERVTLAVKIEDKPLKKSELKAPSSGTKVTQEEYRKLVAEQMEKMRQSGGNVIIRN; this comes from the coding sequence ATGAAGCGAATATTGATTGTAATCGGGGTGCTGGTATGCCTGGCAGCTGCCCATATGGTTTTTGGCCAGGTGGCTGAAGGCGTCATACACTACGAAACAAAAATCAACATGCATAGGAATATCCCTGCTGAGCGCGAAGGCATGAAAACCATGATTCCGGAATTCCGCACAGTAAAGAATCAGTTATTCTTTAATGCAACCGAAACACTTTACAAGCCGGTGATTGAAGATGAAGAAGAGGAATGGACAGGTGGTGGAGGTATGCGCATGCGTTTCTCGGCTCCGCAAAGCGAAACGTATATTAATACAGAGTCGCAGTTGCGAACCGTGTCGCAGGAGTTTATGGGTAAAAAATACCTGATTGAGGATACGTTGAAAATGTCGCCCTGGAAATTTGGCACTGAAACCAAAACAATTTTGGGGTATGAGTGCAAGCAGGCCTATTTCACGGAAGAAGTTCAGGTAATGATGGGCCCGCAGCAAGAAACCCGCACCATTGAAATTACAGCATGGTATACCGATAAAATCAGGCCCTTTCTTGGACCGGATCGCTTCAATACATTGCCCGGAACGGTATTGGCGGTTGATGTTAATGGAGGGGAGCGTGTTACACTCGCTGTGAAAATTGAAGACAAGCCCTTAAAGAAGAGCGAATTGAAGGCGCCTTCGTCCGGAACAAAAGTTACACAGGAAGAATACAGAAAACTGGTGGCCGAGCAAATGGAGAAAATGCGGCAAAGCGGTGGCAATGTGATTATCCGTAACTGA
- a CDS encoding HAMP domain-containing sensor histidine kinase: protein MKSQKNIGTIILMTSSIVLLLILQLLWLRSSYNEELESFKKETNTLFRTTIIGMHDSLIMKGIEPVFIGDSIEYKKSGDPARFRVWNTKVTRDSVMAGISPDKISRITVRDSSIQILISSTGPGDSIRQVLRPVVTEFRRKRETGNFLFRFGNDSLRVDDIQRNYQDTLKTIGITISPIVGKVEMRKIDSGKTETENANIFITEPFFLPHTPAYQAKFENIRPMLLTKISPQIIFSVILTALIVTAFVFMYRSIVSHQKLMQLKNDLISNITHELKTPVATVSVALEALQNFKALDNPALTQEYLNIAQNELGRLSLITDKILKTSVFEQNGLELKREQVDLEKVVQDVLASLKLVFEKHRANVSLIKQGDDFTLQGNTEHLTHVVYNLLDNAIKYSKPGCALSVSLIRNPEIIQLIVADNGIGIPEEYQQKVFEKFFRVPTGDVHDAKGYGLGLNYVASVVKAHGGIIDLKSEAGKGSTFTITLPIAASA, encoded by the coding sequence GTGAAAAGTCAGAAAAACATCGGCACGATTATTTTAATGACCAGCAGCATTGTACTGCTGCTCATTCTTCAGTTGCTATGGTTGCGCAGTTCCTACAATGAAGAGTTGGAATCGTTCAAAAAAGAGACAAACACACTCTTTCGAACCACCATAATCGGGATGCATGATTCCCTGATTATGAAGGGAATTGAACCTGTTTTTATTGGTGACAGTATCGAATATAAAAAATCAGGTGATCCAGCCAGGTTTAGGGTATGGAACACTAAAGTAACTCGCGATTCAGTTATGGCGGGTATATCACCTGATAAAATCTCGCGGATTACTGTTCGTGACTCTTCCATTCAAATTCTTATTTCATCAACCGGCCCAGGAGATAGTATCAGACAAGTACTCCGTCCGGTTGTTACAGAATTCAGAAGAAAACGCGAAACCGGAAATTTTCTTTTTCGGTTTGGCAATGATTCCTTGCGTGTTGATGATATACAACGCAATTACCAGGATACCTTAAAAACAATTGGCATAACAATCTCACCAATTGTAGGAAAAGTAGAGATGAGAAAAATTGACTCGGGAAAAACAGAAACTGAAAATGCAAATATCTTTATAACAGAGCCGTTCTTTTTGCCACACACCCCCGCCTATCAGGCCAAGTTTGAAAACATACGTCCCATGTTGTTGACTAAAATCAGTCCGCAGATTATATTTTCGGTTATCCTTACTGCGCTTATCGTAACTGCTTTTGTATTCATGTATCGCAGTATTGTGTCGCACCAAAAACTCATGCAACTCAAAAACGACCTGATCAGCAACATTACACATGAACTCAAAACCCCTGTAGCCACAGTTAGTGTTGCCTTAGAGGCGCTTCAAAATTTTAAAGCATTAGATAATCCGGCTTTAACGCAGGAGTACCTGAATATTGCACAGAATGAACTGGGCAGACTTTCACTGATTACCGATAAAATTTTAAAGACCTCGGTGTTTGAACAAAACGGACTGGAATTAAAACGTGAACAGGTTGATCTTGAAAAAGTAGTTCAAGATGTTTTAGCCTCTCTCAAACTGGTTTTTGAGAAGCATCGGGCAAACGTATCACTTATTAAGCAAGGTGATGACTTTACCCTGCAGGGAAATACGGAGCACCTGACGCATGTGGTGTACAACCTCCTCGACAATGCCATCAAATACAGCAAACCGGGTTGTGCCCTCTCTGTTTCATTAATTCGCAATCCAGAAATCATTCAACTGATTGTAGCGGATAACGGCATTGGCATACCGGAGGAATACCAACAAAAAGTTTTTGAAAAGTTTTTCAGGGTGCCCACTGGTGATGTGCACGATGCCAAAGGTTACGGACTTGGATTGAACTATGTGGCCAGCGTGGTAAAGGCGCATGGTGGAATCATAGACCTGAAAAGCGAAGCTGGAAAAGGAAGCACCTTTACCATAACTTTACCGATAGCAGCATCGGCATGA
- a CDS encoding DUF4136 domain-containing protein, translated as MKNKILYIIPLALLLAACELQPQSGELARDMVVQTQYDQPSITANIFSTYSTFIIREDTIGLVKRGVAPEHAYYTDEDFTGIPGGYVEPVIALVKENLSARGFDQVTEEENPDFAVNIVILEDFSFFQTVNYLPTYGGYYGYYGYYLPVVNTYYSQFASMVIEIVDVKNATGNDYKVIWKAFIGDLYTTFDLKAKTLEAIDQAFVQSPYISKD; from the coding sequence ATGAAAAACAAAATCCTGTATATTATTCCACTTGCGTTGTTGTTGGCAGCCTGTGAGTTACAGCCACAATCGGGCGAGTTGGCCCGTGATATGGTGGTTCAAACGCAATACGATCAACCCTCTATTACAGCTAACATTTTTTCTACCTACAGTACATTCATCATACGGGAAGACACGATCGGATTGGTGAAACGTGGCGTGGCTCCGGAGCATGCATATTATACTGATGAAGATTTTACCGGCATTCCCGGTGGTTATGTTGAGCCGGTTATTGCTTTGGTGAAGGAGAACCTGTCTGCGCGCGGATTTGATCAGGTAACAGAAGAAGAAAACCCTGACTTTGCGGTGAACATTGTTATCCTGGAGGATTTCAGTTTCTTCCAAACGGTAAATTACCTGCCCACATATGGAGGTTACTATGGATATTACGGTTATTACCTGCCGGTAGTAAATACATATTATTCCCAATTCGCGTCCATGGTTATTGAAATTGTTGATGTAAAGAATGCAACGGGAAATGATTACAAGGTTATCTGGAAAGCTTTTATCGGTGACTTGTACACTACGTTCGACTTAAAAGCAAAAACGTTGGAAGCCATTGACCAGGCATTCGTTCAATCACCTTACATTTCAAAGGACTAA
- a CDS encoding TonB-dependent receptor: MRFILLVSTFLGLALTAHAQKITLKGQLADSTGTSLPSATVLILNPKDSSLVNFGVSNNLGFFEIKNLNRAEYLFRVTYVGYAPLTVKVSPKPEEAVIDLGLLKMEPESRILDEITIQAERAPVVVKKDTIEFNASSFKTKANANVEDLLKTMPGIEVETDGTVRAQGEQVQRVTVDGREFFGRDPKLATRNLPADAIDKVQVFDRKSDQAQFTGIDDGQREKTINLELKEDKRNGAFGNLMAGAGTDSRFQASASVNRFSKGQQLSFLGMGNNINEQGFSVGDFMNFSGGTQAMMSGGGGIRITVGGQGGNSGGGPSINMGGRQSGIMTNYAGGINFNKDLSKDTKITSSYFYNHLDRNVSSSLLRINTLPDGGSYNFLQDSRQLSNSDNHRGTLVLDHTIDSANVIRATANASYTDSEFKSFSESQTMNIGNTEVRNESERSIYTAQTGINLNANVLWRHRFNKKGRNMTTTLSAGLNSTESEGNQQSINIYNTQGTEEQIDQTNAQETINQTYGVSVSYTEPLGGRKYLEANYNFSTNQNDVDREVFDWNLGTPEFNTGLSNKFKSNYIYNRPGINFRMNKEKYSLTIGTSYQITSLKGELLLHDVTIDRTFKNLLPVARFNYDFSSVKHLRLDYETSMQEPGIQQLQPIVDNSDPLNISVGNPDLEPAYTHRITANYTAFNPVKFMNLFAFVTASYMRNAITNSQTVDEDFVRTTKPVNVDRATNLSININAGFPVNKIKSRFNVGPTASISESINVLNDQENNIRQQTLGGSARYNFTFKEIVILDLSANLSKQKIKYDFETPDQDYFNQTYRGELNLSFLKKYAYNTSFDYLIYTSTTSDFRETIPFWNMSISRFVLKNNAGEIKVGVNNLLDQSNNVTQSAGENFVQQQTMNNLGRFYMVSFTYALNKHLNPMGGGRRGGPGMIRIMR, encoded by the coding sequence ATGCGTTTCATTTTACTTGTATCAACCTTTTTGGGGTTGGCCCTGACGGCTCATGCCCAAAAAATAACGCTGAAAGGTCAGCTTGCCGATTCTACCGGCACATCGCTTCCTTCTGCTACTGTGCTGATCCTTAATCCTAAGGATTCATCGTTGGTGAATTTTGGTGTAAGCAACAACCTGGGATTTTTCGAAATAAAGAATCTGAATCGTGCCGAATATTTGTTTCGTGTTACATATGTGGGCTATGCTCCGCTAACGGTAAAAGTTTCTCCGAAGCCTGAAGAAGCCGTTATTGATTTAGGCTTATTGAAAATGGAGCCTGAAAGCCGAATTTTAGATGAGATAACCATTCAGGCTGAAAGGGCACCGGTGGTGGTTAAGAAAGACACTATTGAATTCAATGCTTCATCGTTCAAAACAAAGGCAAATGCAAATGTTGAAGATTTACTGAAAACCATGCCAGGCATTGAAGTTGAAACGGATGGAACAGTTCGGGCGCAGGGCGAACAAGTGCAGCGCGTAACCGTTGATGGCCGGGAATTTTTTGGGCGCGATCCGAAACTCGCTACGCGTAACCTTCCTGCTGATGCAATTGATAAGGTACAAGTCTTCGATCGTAAATCTGATCAGGCACAGTTTACCGGCATAGATGATGGTCAGCGTGAAAAAACAATCAACCTTGAACTTAAGGAAGACAAGCGTAACGGAGCCTTTGGTAATTTAATGGCTGGTGCCGGTACGGATAGTCGCTTTCAGGCGAGTGCTAGTGTAAACCGATTCTCAAAAGGACAACAGCTTTCGTTTCTCGGCATGGGTAATAACATTAATGAGCAGGGATTTTCTGTTGGTGATTTCATGAACTTCTCCGGAGGAACACAGGCGATGATGTCGGGCGGTGGAGGAATACGGATTACGGTTGGTGGCCAGGGAGGTAATAGTGGTGGAGGCCCAAGTATTAACATGGGCGGTCGCCAAAGTGGCATCATGACCAACTATGCCGGGGGAATTAACTTCAATAAAGATCTGAGTAAAGACACTAAGATCACTTCCAGTTATTTCTATAACCATCTCGATCGTAATGTGAGCAGTTCGCTGCTTCGGATCAATACGCTGCCTGATGGCGGAAGCTACAACTTTCTTCAGGATAGCCGCCAGTTAAGCAACAGCGATAACCATCGCGGTACGCTGGTGTTGGATCATACAATTGATTCAGCTAATGTAATTCGTGCAACGGCCAATGCATCGTACACCGATTCAGAGTTTAAATCATTTAGTGAAAGTCAAACGATGAATATTGGCAATACAGAGGTACGCAACGAAAGTGAAAGGAGTATTTACACAGCACAAACCGGCATTAACCTGAATGCAAATGTATTGTGGCGACACAGGTTCAATAAAAAAGGAAGAAACATGACCACCACTCTTTCGGCTGGGTTGAATTCAACCGAGAGTGAAGGCAATCAGCAATCGATTAACATCTATAACACGCAGGGAACCGAAGAGCAAATCGACCAGACCAATGCACAAGAAACAATTAATCAGACCTACGGTGTATCGGTTTCTTATACCGAACCGCTTGGAGGAAGAAAATACCTGGAGGCAAACTATAACTTCTCAACCAATCAGAATGACGTGGATCGCGAAGTATTCGATTGGAATTTAGGAACACCGGAATTCAACACGGGGTTAAGCAACAAATTCAAAAGCAATTACATCTACAACCGTCCGGGCATTAACTTCAGAATGAATAAAGAAAAGTACAGCCTGACGATCGGAACAAGTTACCAGATTACAAGCCTGAAAGGCGAGTTGTTGTTGCATGATGTTACTATCGATCGAACTTTTAAAAACCTGTTGCCGGTTGCACGCTTTAACTATGATTTCTCCAGTGTAAAGCACTTGCGCCTTGATTATGAAACGTCCATGCAAGAACCAGGAATTCAGCAATTGCAACCCATTGTGGATAACAGTGATCCATTGAACATTTCGGTTGGTAATCCAGATCTGGAGCCTGCCTACACGCACCGCATTACTGCAAATTATACGGCCTTCAATCCGGTAAAATTCATGAACCTGTTTGCATTTGTAACGGCATCCTATATGCGCAATGCCATTACAAACTCCCAAACGGTTGATGAGGATTTTGTACGCACTACAAAACCGGTTAATGTTGATCGGGCAACAAACCTGAGCATCAACATCAATGCAGGATTCCCGGTAAATAAAATTAAGAGCCGGTTTAACGTTGGGCCGACCGCTTCAATTTCTGAAAGTATCAATGTGCTGAATGATCAGGAGAATAATATTCGTCAACAAACCTTAGGTGGCTCGGCCCGATACAACTTTACCTTCAAGGAAATTGTGATCCTGGATTTAAGCGCCAACCTGAGCAAGCAAAAAATAAAATACGATTTTGAAACACCCGATCAGGATTATTTTAACCAAACCTATCGAGGTGAACTCAACTTGAGTTTCCTGAAAAAGTATGCATATAACACCAGTTTCGATTACCTGATTTACACAAGTACAACATCCGATTTCAGGGAAACTATTCCGTTCTGGAATATGTCCATCTCTCGCTTTGTACTAAAGAACAATGCCGGTGAAATTAAAGTAGGAGTGAACAACCTGTTGGATCAGAGCAACAACGTAACGCAAAGCGCGGGTGAAAACTTCGTACAGCAACAAACCATGAATAACCTGGGGCGGTTTTACATGGTCAGCTTTACGTATGCACTAAACAAACATCTTAACCCGATGGGCGGTGGCCGCAGAGGTGGCCCCGGCATGATCAGAATAATGAGGTAA
- a CDS encoding outer membrane beta-barrel protein, translating to MRSAVIVFFVLMMATAHAQIAESGFHINWTIVKPTYTDYVSKTSSRGVRLGFTKFINEQFGAGIEGGFTVLDDYVPRQTYVEPGRAITTDLFNYMYNYTLTANGQYYFKKSGLFVPYAALHAGVVFTEYTQFYNAYSSTENKTGAIVRPELGAMYRFQTYGALGLKAAIGYEYATNKIEEVGIDNFSGLNVQIGIVLFNN from the coding sequence ATGAGATCAGCAGTAATAGTATTTTTTGTTTTGATGATGGCAACTGCCCATGCGCAAATTGCCGAGTCGGGTTTTCATATTAACTGGACAATAGTAAAACCCACCTACACCGATTATGTGAGCAAAACCAGTTCGCGCGGTGTACGTCTCGGATTTACCAAATTCATTAATGAGCAATTTGGTGCCGGCATTGAAGGCGGGTTTACGGTACTGGATGATTATGTACCACGCCAAACCTATGTAGAACCAGGCAGGGCTATTACCACTGATTTATTTAACTACATGTACAATTATACCTTAACAGCCAACGGTCAGTACTATTTTAAAAAATCAGGCTTGTTTGTTCCGTATGCAGCCTTACATGCCGGGGTAGTCTTTACCGAATACACCCAGTTTTATAATGCCTACTCATCTACTGAAAATAAAACAGGTGCTATCGTGAGACCGGAACTCGGTGCCATGTATCGGTTTCAAACCTATGGTGCACTCGGGCTAAAAGCCGCTATCGGTTATGAATATGCTACGAATAAGATTGAAGAAGTCGGTATCGACAATTTCAGCGGGTTAAATGTGCAGATTGGGATTGTGTTGTTTAATAATTGA
- a CDS encoding serine hydrolase domain-containing protein — MKQLLLPVLIIFLLVECAPKEKTSTFSEEIDNLFSTEFNADEPGACVLIRKGDSTLFLKSYGLADLVTKESISPKTLFNLGSISKPFVAYGILMLRDEGKLSLDDPISKYFPDFKNKSMAESVTIRHLLTHTSGLPDIRKTREDSVFYLTAKDAENWVPIMQADSLEFNPGEQYEYSNPAFNALALIIEQVSEMKWQKFIEERIFKPAGMTTSTITDGPHPESGVSHGYVNVKGEWLEKDYGEEPTFAAAGNGGVWSSVDELVLYERAMRNAVFTSHETITESHQVVKPQNWKADYEPFIGLSWFIETTNAGDKIVAHTGTQGGFYCHYVSVPAKGILYVVLANRHYERESRYEQVFTILEKHGHLN; from the coding sequence ATGAAACAACTTTTACTTCCTGTTCTTATCATTTTCCTTTTGGTGGAATGTGCACCGAAAGAAAAAACTTCAACTTTCAGTGAGGAAATAGACAACCTCTTCTCAACGGAATTCAATGCGGATGAACCCGGAGCGTGTGTGTTAATTCGAAAGGGAGACTCAACCCTATTTTTGAAATCATACGGACTTGCAGACCTTGTTACCAAAGAGTCGATCTCTCCCAAAACGTTGTTTAACCTCGGTTCCATTTCCAAGCCCTTTGTAGCGTATGGCATTTTGATGCTGCGCGATGAAGGTAAACTTTCGTTGGATGATCCGATCAGTAAATACTTTCCCGATTTTAAAAATAAAAGCATGGCAGAATCGGTAACGATTCGTCATTTGCTTACACATACATCTGGTTTACCCGATATTCGAAAAACCAGGGAAGATTCAGTTTTCTACCTCACCGCAAAAGATGCTGAAAACTGGGTACCCATTATGCAAGCCGACTCGCTCGAATTTAATCCCGGAGAACAATACGAATATTCCAACCCTGCTTTCAATGCACTTGCTTTGATTATTGAACAGGTAAGCGAAATGAAATGGCAAAAATTTATTGAAGAAAGAATCTTTAAACCGGCAGGGATGACAACAAGCACGATAACGGATGGGCCGCATCCGGAAAGTGGTGTGTCGCATGGGTATGTAAACGTGAAAGGCGAATGGTTAGAGAAGGATTATGGCGAAGAACCAACCTTTGCTGCAGCCGGAAATGGCGGTGTGTGGAGCTCAGTCGATGAACTTGTTTTGTACGAACGCGCCATGCGCAACGCGGTGTTTACTTCACATGAAACCATAACCGAATCGCACCAGGTTGTTAAACCACAAAACTGGAAAGCCGATTATGAGCCGTTTATCGGACTGTCGTGGTTTATTGAAACAACCAATGCTGGAGATAAAATTGTGGCACACACCGGTACGCAAGGCGGGTTTTATTGCCATTATGTTTCTGTTCCTGCCAAAGGAATTTTATATGTGGTTTTGGCGAATCGGCACTATGAGCGCGAAAGCAGGTATGAACAGGTTTTTACCATACTTGAAAAACATGGGCATTTGAATTAA